One genomic window of Osmia bicornis bicornis chromosome 3, iOsmBic2.1, whole genome shotgun sequence includes the following:
- the LOC114872625 gene encoding rho GTPase-activating protein 44-like isoform X5, translating to MKKQFFRVKQLADQTFSRAGKTEVLTDDLQAADKHVEQIRIALIGLNKRFGNIPNQTITQDSTVKEKRLKKCPEYILGQTMLESAPEDGLMSFTLQECGRAQTCLANEIIEHEAKVEQYVAIPLQHILDTAVPNILKHKKNLARLILDMDSMRTRYQQASKHSASTGATKIDSLREELEGAEAKVEQCRDHLAAEMFKLMSRETELANTIIQYVKLQRAYHESALHCLEELIPGLESYINDNEMKPVYGYPLEEHLRVTNRKIALPIQLCVSALLRLGMEEEGLFRIAGASSKSRRIKLSLDACCLTLPTALEYKDPHVIAGALKSYLRELPEPLLTHKLYPEWMAAAKITNNEARLRALWDVLHKLPPANLENLRFLIKFLAVLTKNQDINKMSPQNIAIVIAPNLIWSPQEDVNTMVMNMSTANNSSLIVDQLITYADWFFPGDVDFDRDLELGIMNGSENQTTNMRRCISNSSLSDHGESPPQGSPKPAVRRKNKPAPTPPNNTTPDKHDKKPDDKPPPTPDKPPRPLTCKVQKPEPLIIEDNAEKQDGNPETETKQQNTETNAMDSPLLTCSEHINEIQNEIRSVDTETEKNNQETEKLCTADSAPSNKSFMEVENLETSTHGVKIPPEKPHPSTLERRRPVAAPRSINNIVHNTEMIELRKKPESNSMSGSAPDRSGKPAIPERPVGLIRPSSLIKPPRHSNENLDTETGWTNNRSV from the exons ATGAAGAAACAATTCTTTAGAGTCAAACAGCTCGCCGATCAAACCTTTTCGAG AGCTGGTAAAACAGAAGTCCTCACAGACGATTTACAAGCTGCAGACAAACATGTAGAACAAATTAGAATAGCCTTGATTGGATTGAACAAAAGATTTGGTAACATACCGAATCAAACAATAACTCAAGATTCTACAGTTAAAGAAAAGCGACTG AAAAAATGTCCGGAATATATATTAGGACAAACAATGTTGGAAAGTGCTCCAGAAGATGGTCTCATGAGTTTCACACTTCAGGAGTGTGGCCGTGCTCAGACATGTTTAGCAAATGAAATAATCGAACATGAAGCAAAAGTTGAACAGTATGTTGCAATACCTCTGCAACATATCTTAGACACAGCTGTACCAAATATATTAAAACATAAGAAAAATTTAGCTCGATTAATCTTAGACATGGACAGTATGAGAACCAGATACCAACAGGCCAGCAAGCATAGTGcca GTACTGGCGCGACAAAAATAGATAGTCTAAGAGAAGAATTGGAGGGAGCTGAAGCTAAGGTTGAACAATGCAGGGATCATTTGGCTGCTGAAATGTTTAAGCTCATGTCGCGAGAAACTGAATTAGCAAATACTATCATTCAGTATGTGAAACTTCAAAGAGCTTATCATGAAAGTGCACTGCATTGTCTTGAGGAGCTTATTCCTGGGTTAGAAAGTTACATTA AtgataatgaaatgaaacCAGTTTATGGTTACCCACTTGAAGAACATCTCAGAGTAACTAATAGAAAAATAGCGCTACCTATTCAATTATGCGTGTCTGCATTATTACGATTAGGTATGGAGGAAGAGGGTCTTTTTAGAATAGCTGGTGCTTCATCAAAATCGCGACGTATTAAGTTAAGTCTGGATGCCTGTTGTCTTACGCTACCAACTGCATTGGAGTATAAGGATCCACATGTGATTGCTGGTGCACTAAAATCTTACCTACGAGAACTTCCTGAGCCCCTTTTAACTCACAA gttATATCCTGAATGGATGGCAGCTgcaaaaataacaaataatgaAGCGAGATTGAGAGCTCTCTGGGATGTATTGCATAAATTACCCCCAgcaaatttagaaaatttaaggTTCCTAATAAAATTTTTGGCTGTACTTACTAAAAACCAAGATATAAACAAAATGTCCCCACAAAATATTGCGATTGTTATTGCACCTAATTTAATTTGGAGCCCTCAAGAGGATGTGAATACAATGGT AATGAATATGAGTACAGCTAATAATTCTAGTCTTATAGTTGATCAATTGATTACATATGCGGATTGGTTTTTTCCTGGGGATGTTGATTTTGACCGAGACTTGGAACTTGGTATTATGAATGGTTCAGAAAACCAAACCACAAATATGCGTCGTTGCATTTCTAATAGTAGTCTTAGCGATCATGGCGAAAGCCCTCCTCAGGGTAGTCCCAAACCAGCAGTTCGTAGAAAAAATAAACCAGCTCCAACTCCACCGAATAACACCACACCAGATAAGCATGATAAAAAACCTGATGACAAACCACCACCCACACCTGATAAACCACCCAGACCTTTAACGTGTAAGGTCCAAAAACCAGAACCATTAATCATAGAAGATAATGCAGAGAAACAAGATGGAAATCCAGAAACAGAAACCAAACAGCAAAATACTGAAACGAATGCTATGGATTCTCCATTACTTACTTGCTCAGAACATAttaatgaaatacaaaatgaaatacgTTCTGTGGATAcagaaacagagaaaaataatCAAGAAACCGAAAAGTTATGTACCGCAGACAGTGCACCAAGTAACAAATCATTTATGGAAGTTGAGAATTTAGAAACTTCTACACATGGAGTAAAAATACCACCAGAGAAACCTCATCCTTCTACTTTGGAAAGACGAAGGCCAGTGGCTGCGCCAAGGAGTATAAACAACATAGTACATAACACag aaatgATAGAATTGCGTAAAAAGCCAGAGAGTAATTCCATGTCTGGGAGCGCACCAGACAGAAGCGGTAAACCAGCAATTCCAGAACGACCCGTTGGATTAATCCGTCCATCGAGTCTAATCAAACCACCACGTCACAGTAACGAAAACTTAGACACTGAAACAGGG TGGACAAACAACAGGTCAGTATAA